The Rhipicephalus microplus isolate Deutch F79 unplaced genomic scaffold, USDA_Rmic scaffold_14, whole genome shotgun sequence genome contains a region encoding:
- the LOC142784519 gene encoding uncharacterized protein LOC142784519 isoform X2, protein MPLLLRILRIQLGIRQQQREVLQEVRQLKHKRKYLLQIGGRGLREIGVNAMKAVLAHDVQVLYSLHGRKGKRAFLNLRLCRLVTDVICQKAGCDQAEALNFIKRWLPGSGDRCGGRKRRFREAFVVEQPDDPHSQSADYRLLAAAGFLPSHSSQGLDSTTVTVPPTQPDLQ, encoded by the exons atgc ctctattgctacggattctgcggatccaacttggcatccggcagcaacaaagagaggttctgcaggaggtgcgacagctgaagcacaag cgcaagtacctcctgcagattgggggacgtggcctccgagaaattggtgtgaatgccatgaaggctgtattggcacatgacgtgcaagtgctgtacagccttcatggcagaaaagggaaaagggcctttttgaacctgaggctctgtagattagtgacag atgtcatctgccaaaaagcagggtgcgaccaggcggaggccctcaactttattaagaggtggctgccagggtctggtgatcgctgtgggggcaggaagcggcgcttcagagaagcatttgttgtggagcagcccgatgatccccactctcaaaGTGCAGATTATCGgttgctcgcggcagctggcttcctgcccagccacagcagccagggccttgacagcaccactgtcactgtgcccccaacgcaacctgacctgcagtag
- the LOC142784519 gene encoding uncharacterized protein LOC142784519 isoform X1 — translation MSTRCLLCWPFWQFRRLYRKRRPRRLSSCLFLRASATTLTDGVFDFTVHCSPRLKEAPHGEGSEQTMPLLLRILRIQLGIRQQQREVLQEVRQLKHKRKYLLQIGGRGLREIGVNAMKAVLAHDVQVLYSLHGRKGKRAFLNLRLCRLVTDVICQKAGCDQAEALNFIKRWLPGSGDRCGGRKRRFREAFVVEQPDDPHSQSADYRLLAAAGFLPSHSSQGLDSTTVTVPPTQPDLQ, via the exons atgtcaacccgatgccttttgtgttggccgttctggcagttccgccgactttatagaaagagacgaccccgtcgcttgtcctcttgtcttttccttcgggcatcagcgacaacattgacggacggcgtgttcgacttcaccgtgcac tgctctccaaggctcaaggaggcaccgcacggggaaggctcggagcaaaccatgc ctctattgctacggattctgcggatccaacttggcatccggcagcaacaaagagaggttctgcaggaggtgcgacagctgaagcacaag cgcaagtacctcctgcagattgggggacgtggcctccgagaaattggtgtgaatgccatgaaggctgtattggcacatgacgtgcaagtgctgtacagccttcatggcagaaaagggaaaagggcctttttgaacctgaggctctgtagattagtgacag atgtcatctgccaaaaagcagggtgcgaccaggcggaggccctcaactttattaagaggtggctgccagggtctggtgatcgctgtgggggcaggaagcggcgcttcagagaagcatttgttgtggagcagcccgatgatccccactctcaaaGTGCAGATTATCGgttgctcgcggcagctggcttcctgcccagccacagcagccagggccttgacagcaccactgtcactgtgcccccaacgcaacctgacctgcagtag